From one Pseudactinotalea sp. HY158 genomic stretch:
- a CDS encoding triose-phosphate isomerase, protein MRQLWVGTSWKMHKRLAEARRYVRGLHEWWSQEGPAGIQPFVLPSFTALAEAHRQLPPTSPILLGAQNAHWQDEGAWTGEVSVPQIADTGGRIVELGHSERREHFGETEEMIRAKVHAVVAHGLIPLLCIGEQAEIRDRHGDPSPYLLRQAASALDGLSDAEMSTVLLAYEPVWAIGAAGRRASGDELETPLRALGEAYGGRIAALLYGGSVDYGNANELLSIEQVDGLFVGRAAWELTGFLRLLRLCSAHPKGGQNTLAQEGRRFVPTQLRVDRPPGAER, encoded by the coding sequence ATGCGGCAGCTCTGGGTGGGCACGAGCTGGAAGATGCACAAGCGACTCGCCGAGGCGCGCCGCTACGTGCGGGGCCTGCACGAATGGTGGTCGCAGGAGGGCCCCGCGGGCATCCAACCGTTCGTGCTGCCGTCCTTCACGGCGCTGGCCGAGGCGCACCGGCAGCTGCCGCCGACGAGCCCGATCCTGCTCGGAGCGCAGAACGCGCACTGGCAGGACGAAGGTGCGTGGACGGGCGAGGTCTCCGTGCCACAGATCGCCGACACCGGTGGGCGGATCGTCGAGCTCGGGCACTCCGAGCGACGCGAGCACTTCGGTGAGACGGAGGAGATGATCCGAGCGAAGGTGCATGCCGTCGTCGCCCATGGCCTCATTCCTCTGCTGTGCATCGGGGAGCAAGCCGAGATCCGCGACCGTCACGGCGACCCCTCGCCCTACCTGCTTCGGCAGGCGGCCAGCGCCCTCGACGGGCTGTCCGACGCGGAAATGTCGACGGTCCTGCTGGCCTACGAGCCGGTCTGGGCGATCGGCGCCGCCGGACGGCGCGCGAGTGGGGACGAGCTCGAGACGCCCCTGCGTGCGCTCGGCGAGGCCTACGGCGGCCGGATCGCGGCCCTGCTCTACGGTGGGTCGGTGGACTACGGCAATGCCAACGAGCTGCTCTCGATCGAGCAGGTGGACGGCCTCTTCGTCGGCCGGGCCGCCTGGGAACTGACCGGCTTCCTGCGGCTGTTGCGTCTCTGCTCGGCCCATCCGAAGGGCGGCCAGAACACGTTGGCCCAAGAGGGGCGCCGATTCGTGCCAACGCAGTTGCGCGTCGATCGGCCCCCGGGCGCGGAGCGGTGA
- a CDS encoding GntR family transcriptional regulator: protein MNRDGQTKREPRALRADIHSALFDRLTTNHWAPGDHLSIDGLARELKVSPTPVREAMVALERSGLIKYRAQRGYVVAPPLDPHQIGQLIDARLVVERAALTRAFTADWPQFVQALRGAQRAHSQAAERIRSSTVMDYGRMREYFDADIQFHRAFFTFSENEFLTTMHESLGAHAHRMRQTWAGGRENFDLDETLHEHEQILNRVEERNHDGALAALGDHLVNVRTRFSR, encoded by the coding sequence ATGAATCGGGACGGGCAGACCAAGCGGGAGCCGCGTGCGTTGCGGGCCGACATCCACTCCGCCCTATTCGACCGGCTTACCACGAATCACTGGGCGCCCGGGGATCACTTGAGCATCGACGGTCTGGCTCGCGAGCTCAAGGTCTCGCCGACCCCGGTGCGGGAGGCGATGGTGGCGCTTGAGCGTTCCGGCCTCATCAAGTACCGCGCCCAGCGCGGCTATGTCGTTGCGCCGCCATTGGACCCGCACCAGATCGGCCAGCTCATCGACGCTCGGCTCGTGGTGGAGCGGGCGGCTCTCACACGCGCATTCACCGCCGATTGGCCGCAGTTCGTGCAGGCGCTACGGGGCGCGCAACGTGCCCACAGCCAAGCAGCCGAACGGATCCGCTCAAGTACCGTCATGGATTATGGTCGGATGCGCGAGTACTTCGACGCTGATATTCAGTTCCACCGGGCGTTCTTCACATTCTCGGAGAACGAGTTCTTGACCACGATGCACGAGTCGCTCGGCGCCCACGCCCATCGCATGCGCCAGACGTGGGCCGGAGGCCGGGAGAACTTCGACCTGGACGAAACGCTCCACGAGCACGAGCAGATCCTTAACCGGGTCGAGGAACGCAATCACGATGGTGCACTGGCGGCCCTCGGCGACCACCTCGTCAACGTGCGTACCCGCTTCAGCAGGTAG
- a CDS encoding helix-turn-helix domain-containing protein, with translation MRTTLTLLEYVRVAWGVGASWCRAYVARHTRVAGNPARELRQAAGLSRAELARRSGVTQPNIAAYEEGRRTASAEMLERLQAATRPLPHDALVAHRADLVSLAGRRGLRNLRVFGSAARGADRPGSDLVTRAPGTGLLAITASAADASELLGVEVDVVTDGGLPADHEIVATAVAV, from the coding sequence ATGCGCACTACTCTAACATTGTTAGAGTACGTGCGAGTGGCGTGGGGCGTCGGCGCATCCTGGTGTCGGGCGTATGTCGCGCGACATACTCGGGTGGCGGGCAATCCAGCTCGAGAGCTTCGTCAGGCTGCGGGCCTGAGCCGGGCCGAACTTGCGCGACGGTCCGGAGTTACTCAGCCGAATATTGCGGCCTACGAGGAAGGGCGGCGCACCGCCTCGGCGGAGATGCTGGAGCGGCTGCAAGCGGCCACACGTCCGCTGCCGCACGATGCGCTCGTCGCGCACCGCGCCGACCTGGTGAGCCTCGCCGGTCGCCGGGGCCTACGCAACCTCCGCGTATTCGGCTCCGCGGCTCGTGGCGCCGATCGTCCGGGCAGTGACCTGGTCACCCGCGCGCCCGGCACCGGGCTGCTCGCGATCACGGCGTCCGCTGCTGACGCGAGTGAGCTGCTCGGCGTCGAGGTCGACGTGGTGACCGACGGCGGCCTACCTGCCGACCATGAGATCGTGGCAACGGCTGTCGCGGTATGA
- a CDS encoding ATP-binding protein gives MPATRVCRATYARHQDAPTPHATRTYSNNVRVVRMVDPQVERLLTHSPDAAVEQLATLPEGQWYERKSGRINARDLASTLVAFANAEGGHVVIGIHDGQIDGVTPQQLNSLRQAPIDFTSPTVRTDAFEVSLADSQTLLVLRVHPGERVHETTKGDCFLRIGDETRRLPFHLRRELEFDRGSAPFDGTAATADIEDLDTAQVEAYAALIGATSAESMLTARDLRTRDGRLTAAGVLLFAERPQVLFPSAQVRILRYASDDRGVGARMTLMAGGDVRCEGSVPHQIAEASDVIDQWIPSVQALAVSGRFESRPIIPRNVWLEGLVNAVLHRSYSMMGDHIRVEIFPNRLEISSPGRFPGIADPTDPLTISRYARNPRIIRVCSDLGIARELGEGIKRIFAEMRSVGLTDPIYTQSGSTVRLTLSAADALPADLIDSLPAGARLLLDVLRLEGRPLGTGQVADLAGMARPTAIRHLQRLRAEGIVRWDGQSARDPRATWRLR, from the coding sequence TTGCCCGCCACCCGAGTATGTCGCGCGACATACGCCCGACACCAGGATGCGCCGACGCCCCACGCCACTCGCACGTACTCTAACAATGTTAGAGTAGTGCGCATGGTGGATCCGCAGGTAGAACGCCTCCTCACCCACTCACCGGATGCCGCGGTCGAACAGCTCGCCACGCTCCCGGAGGGCCAGTGGTACGAACGGAAGTCCGGGCGGATCAACGCTCGGGACCTGGCATCGACCCTCGTCGCGTTCGCGAACGCCGAGGGCGGTCACGTCGTCATCGGCATTCACGACGGACAGATCGACGGTGTCACGCCCCAACAGCTCAATTCACTGCGACAAGCCCCGATCGACTTCACGTCGCCCACCGTTCGAACCGACGCGTTCGAGGTCTCCCTGGCCGACTCGCAGACGCTGCTCGTTCTGAGAGTCCACCCCGGCGAGCGCGTGCACGAGACGACCAAGGGCGACTGCTTTCTGCGGATCGGCGACGAAACGCGCCGACTCCCCTTCCACCTGCGCCGCGAACTCGAGTTCGATCGGGGATCCGCCCCCTTCGACGGAACCGCGGCTACAGCCGACATCGAGGATCTCGACACCGCTCAGGTCGAGGCCTACGCCGCGCTGATCGGGGCGACGTCGGCCGAATCCATGCTCACCGCCCGTGACCTTCGCACCCGCGACGGACGGCTGACCGCCGCCGGCGTCCTACTCTTCGCGGAGCGTCCACAAGTACTCTTCCCGAGCGCCCAGGTTCGCATCCTCAGGTATGCATCCGATGACCGCGGCGTCGGCGCGCGGATGACTCTCATGGCGGGAGGAGACGTGCGGTGTGAGGGCTCGGTCCCGCACCAGATCGCGGAGGCCTCGGACGTGATCGACCAGTGGATTCCGAGCGTCCAGGCCCTCGCCGTGAGCGGCCGCTTCGAATCACGCCCGATCATCCCGCGGAACGTCTGGCTCGAGGGTCTCGTCAATGCAGTCCTTCATCGCTCCTACTCCATGATGGGCGACCATATACGCGTGGAGATCTTTCCGAATCGGCTCGAGATCAGCAGTCCGGGCCGATTTCCCGGGATCGCCGATCCCACGGACCCGTTGACGATCAGCCGCTACGCACGCAACCCCCGCATCATCCGTGTCTGTTCCGATCTCGGAATCGCTCGTGAACTGGGGGAAGGTATCAAGCGGATCTTCGCCGAGATGCGTTCCGTCGGCCTCACTGATCCGATCTACACCCAATCGGGCTCCACTGTTCGCTTGACGCTCTCGGCGGCCGATGCCCTTCCGGCCGACCTGATCGACTCCCTCCCAGCCGGCGCCAGGCTCCTCCTCGACGTCCTTCGTCTCGAGGGACGCCCGCTCGGGACCGGACAGGTCGCCGACCTCGCCGGCATGGCACGACCCACTGCCATACGCCACCTGCAACGGCTCCGAGCCGAGGGAATCGTTCGCTGGGACGGTCAGTCGGCGCGGGACCCGCGCGCGACCTGGCGGCTCCGGTGA
- a CDS encoding sugar phosphate isomerase/epimerase, with protein MVASKRRARWSARGVGALFAGALVLPLGVSGALADTADAANVTVPADQVGVQLYSLIPWVEDVGLEAVFQRLQEVGIQNIEPYGGNFSDLTAEEFKALADKYDLNVSSSHYNVDEDTFDTTLEYVKTIGQEYVGSGGFPDPGIGSYEETLATAKAMNRLGKRSVEAGTGKFFGHNHTSELLKTYEHNGEELMAWEILVAETDPEYVTFEVDVAWAAHANVDVPALLRQYSDRVELLHIKDGDGLGTADRPTFTNLGDGENKLQEILAAAADGNIEYYIMEYDRAADGNSFVTNGFEYLTGITPPYIPATTEDVTFSDADATYLVPSVQGVEYVLDGQVLEPGYYAGKGDVTITARTLDGYTLTEGSAAEWSHTFTLDSADRVTVPADKVGVQLFSLIPWVGEDGLESVLGTLSDIGIKNIEPWGGNYDEYEDPADFRAMTDELGLNVPSSHYKTDEDTFDETLEYVKTVGQEYVGSGGFAAPGVDTYENTLATAATMDRLGKRSVDAGVGKFFGHNHAGEMLTKYVHEGELLSAWEILVRETNPEYVTFEVDVAWATHGRMDVPALLREYGDRVSMLHIKDGDGLGIADRPSFTNLGDGDNNLQAILAAAQDTAVEYYIMEYDVAADGESFVTEGYEYLTGLDAYAPTAVTPAEVTFSDDDATFTIPASEGVEYLVDGTVVEAGVHAGEGSVTVTARALEGFVLADGATAEWTHTFTAPDTDGGDQDTSGESGASGDSGASDDAAAGDGGSGSLPETGSDVGGVAAASALLLLVGAAILVTRRRQLGVNAG; from the coding sequence GTGGTAGCTAGCAAGCGACGGGCCCGTTGGTCGGCCCGGGGGGTGGGTGCGCTGTTCGCCGGCGCGCTCGTGCTCCCGCTCGGTGTGAGCGGAGCCCTCGCCGACACGGCGGACGCGGCGAACGTGACCGTGCCGGCCGACCAGGTCGGCGTCCAGCTGTACTCGCTCATCCCCTGGGTGGAGGACGTCGGCCTCGAAGCCGTGTTCCAGCGCCTCCAGGAGGTCGGCATCCAGAACATCGAACCGTACGGCGGCAACTTCTCGGACCTCACGGCCGAGGAGTTCAAGGCGCTCGCCGACAAGTACGACCTCAACGTGTCGTCGTCCCACTACAACGTGGACGAGGACACCTTCGACACCACGCTCGAGTACGTCAAGACCATCGGTCAGGAGTACGTGGGCTCGGGCGGCTTCCCCGACCCGGGCATCGGGAGCTACGAGGAGACCCTCGCGACCGCCAAGGCGATGAACCGGCTCGGCAAGAGGTCCGTCGAGGCGGGAACGGGCAAGTTCTTCGGCCACAACCACACCTCCGAGCTACTCAAGACGTACGAGCACAACGGTGAAGAGCTCATGGCGTGGGAGATCCTCGTCGCGGAGACCGACCCCGAGTACGTCACCTTCGAGGTCGACGTCGCCTGGGCCGCGCACGCGAACGTCGACGTGCCCGCCCTGCTGCGCCAGTACAGCGACCGCGTCGAACTGCTCCACATCAAGGACGGCGACGGGCTGGGTACCGCCGATCGGCCCACCTTCACCAACCTCGGCGACGGTGAGAACAAGCTCCAGGAGATCCTCGCGGCCGCTGCGGACGGCAACATCGAGTACTACATCATGGAGTACGACCGGGCCGCCGACGGCAACAGCTTCGTGACCAACGGTTTCGAGTACCTCACGGGCATCACCCCGCCGTACATCCCCGCCACCACGGAGGACGTCACGTTCTCCGACGCGGACGCCACCTACCTGGTGCCCTCGGTCCAGGGAGTCGAGTACGTGCTCGACGGTCAGGTGCTCGAGCCCGGCTACTACGCCGGCAAGGGCGACGTGACGATCACGGCCCGCACCCTCGACGGGTACACCCTCACCGAGGGGAGCGCCGCCGAGTGGTCGCACACCTTCACCCTCGACTCGGCCGACCGCGTGACGGTCCCGGCCGACAAGGTCGGCGTGCAGCTGTTCTCCCTCATCCCCTGGGTGGGCGAGGACGGCCTCGAATCGGTGCTCGGCACCCTCTCCGACATCGGCATCAAGAACATCGAGCCCTGGGGCGGGAACTACGACGAGTACGAGGACCCCGCGGACTTCCGGGCCATGACCGATGAGCTCGGCCTGAACGTGCCCTCCTCCCACTACAAGACGGACGAGGACACCTTCGACGAGACCCTCGAGTACGTCAAGACCGTCGGCCAGGAGTACGTGGGCTCGGGCGGCTTCGCCGCTCCCGGCGTCGACACCTACGAGAACACGCTCGCGACCGCCGCCACGATGGACCGGCTCGGCAAGCGCTCCGTCGACGCGGGGGTGGGCAAGTTCTTCGGCCACAACCACGCCGGCGAGATGCTCACGAAGTACGTGCACGAGGGCGAGCTGCTCTCCGCCTGGGAGATCCTCGTGCGCGAGACCAACCCCGAGTACGTGACCTTCGAGGTCGACGTCGCCTGGGCCACCCACGGCCGCATGGACGTTCCGGCGCTGCTGCGCGAGTACGGCGACCGGGTCTCGATGCTGCACATCAAGGACGGCGACGGCCTCGGCATCGCGGACCGGCCGTCGTTCACCAACCTCGGTGACGGCGACAACAACCTGCAGGCGATCCTCGCCGCCGCGCAGGACACCGCGGTCGAGTACTACATCATGGAGTACGACGTCGCGGCCGACGGCGAGAGCTTCGTGACCGAGGGGTACGAGTACCTCACCGGCCTCGACGCCTACGCCCCGACCGCCGTGACGCCCGCGGAGGTCACCTTCTCCGACGACGACGCGACCTTCACCATCCCCGCGTCCGAGGGCGTGGAGTACCTCGTGGACGGCACGGTCGTCGAGGCCGGCGTCCACGCCGGTGAGGGCAGCGTGACCGTCACGGCCCGTGCCCTCGAGGGCTTCGTGCTCGCCGACGGTGCGACCGCCGAGTGGACCCACACGTTCACCGCGCCCGACACCGACGGTGGCGACCAGGACACGTCCGGCGAGTCCGGCGCGTCCGGTGACTCCGGTGCGTCCGACGATGCGGCCGCCGGCGACGGCGGTTCGGGCAGCCTGCCCGAGACCGGTAGCGACGTCGGCGGAGTCGCCGCAGCCTCGGCGCTGCTGCTCCTCGTCGGTGCCGCCATCCTGGTGACGCGTCGCCGCCAGCTCGGCGTGAACGCCGGCTAG
- a CDS encoding GH25 family lysozyme: protein MRRSVYTLGATVLAGLLTATGAVAETAPVDETPGVHSEEHDRPDLDDGEAYMGWSLRAEQTAQPRALAGRAAPAAVPAPPGVPGIDVSSWQRNVDWRGQWNQGKRFAYVKATEGVAYRNPYFGQQYNGSYDIGMFRGSYHFGRPDIDAGAKEQAAYFVANGGNWSPDGRTLPGVLDIEYNPVAGADKCYDLSPSQMVRWVRDFVTEYKRRTGREAVIYTNLDWWGQCTGNSTAFSETNPLWVARWSSSVGTLPGGWANHTFWQYTDVPLDQDQFNGTLDQLATFATFRDVPADYVFGVEISWLLGQDITTGYDDGTFRPRNKISREAMAAFLYRYAGAPAFRAPARSPFSDLPTTAPFYKEITWLLAQGITTGYDDGTFRPRNQISREAMAAFLYRFEDVSGYRPGPSDFSDVPTGYVFGKEIAWLADQGITTGYDDGTFRPRGKISREATAAFLYRLDRR, encoded by the coding sequence ATGAGGCGTTCTGTGTACACGCTCGGGGCGACCGTACTGGCCGGTCTCCTGACTGCGACCGGGGCCGTGGCCGAGACGGCCCCCGTGGATGAGACCCCCGGCGTGCACTCCGAGGAGCACGACCGCCCCGACCTCGACGACGGCGAGGCGTACATGGGCTGGTCGCTGCGGGCCGAACAGACCGCGCAGCCTCGGGCATTGGCCGGCCGGGCGGCGCCCGCTGCGGTGCCCGCCCCACCGGGGGTGCCGGGCATCGACGTCTCCAGCTGGCAGCGGAACGTGGACTGGCGCGGCCAGTGGAACCAGGGCAAGCGCTTCGCGTACGTCAAGGCGACCGAGGGCGTCGCGTACCGGAACCCCTACTTCGGCCAGCAGTACAACGGCTCCTACGACATCGGAATGTTCCGGGGCAGCTATCACTTCGGACGACCGGACATCGACGCCGGCGCCAAGGAGCAGGCCGCCTACTTCGTCGCCAACGGCGGCAACTGGTCACCGGACGGCAGGACCCTGCCCGGCGTGCTCGATATCGAGTACAACCCGGTCGCGGGCGCCGACAAGTGTTACGACCTGAGCCCATCGCAGATGGTGCGGTGGGTCCGGGACTTCGTGACCGAGTACAAGCGCCGGACGGGCCGGGAGGCCGTGATCTACACGAACCTCGATTGGTGGGGCCAGTGCACGGGCAACAGCACGGCCTTCAGCGAGACGAACCCGCTGTGGGTGGCGCGCTGGTCGAGTTCGGTCGGCACCCTGCCGGGCGGTTGGGCGAACCACACGTTCTGGCAGTACACCGACGTCCCCCTCGATCAGGATCAGTTCAACGGCACACTCGACCAGCTCGCGACGTTCGCGACGTTCCGCGATGTTCCCGCCGACTACGTCTTCGGCGTGGAGATCTCGTGGCTTCTGGGTCAGGACATCACGACCGGGTACGACGACGGCACGTTCCGGCCGCGCAACAAGATCTCCCGCGAGGCCATGGCGGCATTCCTGTACCGGTACGCCGGTGCTCCGGCCTTCAGGGCCCCCGCCAGGTCACCCTTCAGCGACCTGCCCACGACCGCACCCTTCTACAAGGAGATCACCTGGCTGCTCGCCCAGGGGATCACCACCGGCTACGACGACGGCACGTTCCGGCCGCGTAACCAGATCTCGCGCGAGGCGATGGCGGCGTTCCTCTACCGGTTCGAGGACGTGAGCGGCTATCGGCCCGGCCCGTCCGACTTCAGCGACGTTCCCACCGGCTATGTCTTCGGCAAGGAGATCGCGTGGCTCGCCGATCAGGGGATCACCACGGGCTACGACGACGGCACGTTCCGGCCCCGGGGCAAGATCTCCCGCGAGGCCACGGCCGCCTTCCTCTACCGGCTTGATCGGCGCTGA
- a CDS encoding glycosyltransferase has protein sequence MRWLVLGDIGRRDLYHVGDEAMAEVAVEALTTRGAAAITLVATHASAATELYGRPAVERVGVDPGWTVARRDEMLGQAAAGELDASTPLGRLDAAVAAADAVLISGGGNLNSRFGHHIDERAALTRLARRHGKPLVVAAQTIGPALDDRERRLVGEIIEYARAFAVRDDDSYRLALELGGEAARVHRISDDAILLSSREADDVVAGDLVASDVRYVAASFTADPGRSGLDRHDYLDLVATTLDDLSEQVDAPVLLVPHIGSLAGPVRKVDELSDASIVERSTSGRIRALPTMTARAAAAVTAGALLSVSTRYHPLVFATAQGVPAVGISLARFSTVRMQGALCPLGLGAFVLGPASWESVPAAARELSERRVEVRQWLEPTMAARREQQQRWWDGAAALADDAAFPAPSPAAPFPRTGPWAAPAARALALFDTLDEERHRVADLTAQLADERRRLRDRTDRLEHARRRLDSQAARARRAENRRLVRLADRLGDAARTVGRRRRPRGVVATRAGEPQPLLSVLVPIYNVEDYLDECLRSIVDQSLTDLEILLIDDGSTDASATIAERFAARDDRIRLVRQENQGLGAVRNSGVRMARGRYLTFVDSDDVVPRRAFEALVAALEASGADLATGGTARVLPDGSLRTRQWVRDLHGRDRHTTIEETPQLLRDFYTWNKAYRAEFWHAHGFRFREGVLFEDQPVITEILCRAASIDVVAQTTYHYRIRPDDSALTGTMYSLADVRSREQAIRLTSEALDTLGVSTRIRRAWWWTQVDHHFPRYLENTAAGDGPEYAAVVDMMHETVSTEDVQALENASAAHRALCHLALTTSRESVARYLEAGGASTSSARLEGRGGETVAALPVPDEGRADLPADLCVVSTNEQRLVALFDGHAWEDPCVLVVHARVGISQAIPPDRAGASVVLAFADGTRMPLDHTGRLERTEELPRPFGVAAWYVMRIPIDVGALHRDHPGAPARSARVEVDLTWGALTRSGTLSRRSEQGSGAALNGSMIPGTSRALELAWTRTAGVQLRAPAREVSAHVAVNEDASLDLLLHARRTEFDIVFVTVKAAGVPARRHLVRRIGPREYRVRVETAWLEPGRVAHLAALDEAGTRRNVHVSAMQLREVITPTLVMTTTPGARLQVMRPAAGE, from the coding sequence ATGAGGTGGCTGGTTCTCGGGGACATCGGACGCCGGGACCTCTATCACGTCGGTGACGAGGCGATGGCGGAGGTCGCCGTCGAGGCGCTGACGACGCGCGGTGCCGCCGCCATCACCCTCGTGGCCACCCACGCATCGGCCGCCACCGAGCTCTACGGACGTCCGGCCGTCGAGCGGGTCGGCGTCGACCCCGGCTGGACCGTGGCCCGGCGCGACGAGATGCTCGGTCAGGCGGCCGCCGGCGAACTCGACGCCTCGACGCCGCTGGGGCGACTCGACGCGGCGGTCGCGGCGGCGGACGCCGTGCTCATCAGCGGCGGCGGCAACCTGAACTCGCGCTTCGGACACCACATCGACGAACGGGCGGCGCTGACCCGCCTCGCCCGGCGGCACGGCAAGCCGCTCGTGGTCGCGGCCCAGACCATCGGGCCCGCCCTCGACGACCGCGAACGCCGCCTCGTCGGCGAGATCATCGAGTACGCCCGGGCATTCGCGGTCCGCGACGACGACAGCTACCGCCTCGCCCTCGAACTCGGGGGCGAGGCCGCCCGCGTACACCGCATCAGCGACGACGCGATCCTGCTCTCGTCGCGTGAGGCCGACGACGTCGTGGCCGGTGACCTCGTGGCCTCCGACGTTCGATACGTGGCGGCGAGCTTCACCGCCGACCCCGGGCGCAGCGGACTCGATCGACACGACTACCTCGACCTCGTGGCCACGACCCTCGACGACCTGTCCGAGCAGGTCGACGCCCCCGTCCTCCTCGTCCCGCACATCGGATCACTCGCCGGACCCGTGCGGAAGGTCGACGAACTGTCCGATGCATCGATCGTCGAACGATCGACTAGCGGGCGCATCCGTGCACTGCCGACGATGACGGCGCGGGCCGCGGCCGCCGTGACCGCCGGCGCGCTCCTCTCGGTCTCGACCCGATATCACCCGCTCGTGTTCGCCACGGCCCAGGGCGTGCCCGCCGTCGGGATCTCTCTGGCTCGCTTCTCCACGGTCCGCATGCAGGGTGCTCTCTGCCCGCTCGGACTGGGGGCATTCGTGCTCGGGCCCGCATCCTGGGAGTCGGTTCCCGCGGCGGCTCGGGAACTGTCCGAGCGCCGGGTCGAGGTGCGCCAGTGGCTCGAACCCACCATGGCGGCAAGGCGCGAACAGCAACAGCGATGGTGGGATGGCGCGGCGGCGCTCGCTGACGACGCCGCGTTCCCCGCACCCTCGCCCGCCGCTCCCTTCCCGCGGACCGGGCCGTGGGCAGCACCCGCCGCACGAGCGCTGGCACTCTTCGACACCCTGGACGAGGAACGACACCGAGTCGCCGACCTCACCGCTCAGCTGGCGGACGAGCGCCGGCGGCTCCGTGACCGGACCGACCGCCTGGAGCACGCACGCCGGCGACTCGACTCCCAGGCCGCACGGGCCCGACGGGCGGAGAACCGGCGGCTGGTGAGGCTGGCCGACCGGCTCGGCGACGCCGCCCGCACGGTCGGCCGTCGGCGGCGCCCCCGCGGCGTGGTGGCCACGCGCGCGGGCGAGCCGCAGCCGCTCCTCTCCGTGCTCGTCCCGATCTACAACGTCGAGGACTACCTCGACGAATGCCTGAGGAGCATCGTCGACCAGTCCCTGACGGACCTGGAGATCCTCCTCATCGACGACGGCAGCACCGACGCCTCGGCCACGATCGCGGAGCGCTTCGCCGCCCGCGATGACCGGATCCGCCTCGTTCGGCAGGAGAACCAGGGCCTGGGGGCGGTCCGGAACAGCGGTGTGCGGATGGCGCGCGGGAGGTACCTCACGTTCGTCGACTCCGACGATGTGGTGCCGCGCCGGGCCTTCGAGGCGCTCGTCGCCGCGCTCGAGGCGAGCGGTGCCGACCTCGCCACGGGTGGGACCGCGCGCGTCCTGCCCGACGGCTCGCTGCGGACGCGGCAGTGGGTGCGAGATCTCCACGGCCGGGATCGGCACACCACGATCGAGGAGACACCGCAGCTCTTGCGGGACTTCTACACGTGGAACAAGGCATACCGTGCGGAGTTCTGGCACGCGCACGGATTCCGGTTCCGCGAGGGTGTGCTCTTCGAGGACCAACCCGTGATCACGGAGATCCTGTGCCGGGCGGCCTCGATCGACGTCGTGGCGCAGACGACGTACCACTACCGCATCCGGCCCGACGATTCGGCCCTCACCGGGACCATGTACTCCCTCGCGGACGTCCGCTCGCGCGAGCAGGCGATCCGCCTCACCTCCGAAGCCCTCGATACCCTCGGCGTCAGCACACGCATTCGGCGGGCGTGGTGGTGGACCCAGGTCGACCACCACTTCCCCCGGTACCTCGAGAACACCGCGGCCGGTGACGGACCGGAGTACGCCGCAGTCGTGGACATGATGCACGAGACCGTCTCGACCGAGGACGTGCAGGCACTCGAGAACGCGTCTGCGGCCCATCGAGCGCTGTGCCACCTCGCACTGACGACGAGCCGCGAGAGCGTTGCACGGTATCTCGAGGCGGGCGGTGCGAGCACGAGCAGCGCGCGCCTCGAAGGCCGCGGAGGGGAGACGGTCGCGGCCCTGCCCGTGCCCGACGAGGGGCGAGCCGACCTACCGGCCGACCTGTGCGTCGTCTCCACGAACGAGCAGCGACTCGTCGCACTATTCGACGGGCACGCCTGGGAGGATCCATGCGTGCTGGTCGTCCACGCACGCGTCGGGATCAGCCAGGCGATACCCCCGGATCGCGCCGGTGCGAGCGTCGTCCTCGCCTTCGCCGACGGCACCAGAATGCCGCTGGACCACACGGGACGGCTCGAGCGGACCGAGGAACTCCCGCGCCCCTTCGGGGTCGCGGCGTGGTACGTGATGCGCATCCCGATCGACGTCGGCGCACTGCACCGCGACCATCCCGGCGCGCCGGCGCGGTCGGCGCGGGTCGAGGTCGACCTGACCTGGGGCGCACTCACGCGGTCCGGGACGCTCAGCCGCCGCAGCGAGCAGGGCAGTGGCGCGGCTCTCAACGGTTCCATGATCCCGGGAACCTCGAGGGCCCTCGAACTGGCGTGGACACGCACCGCCGGAGTGCAGCTGCGTGCACCCGCCCGGGAGGTCTCGGCACACGTCGCGGTGAACGAGGACGCGAGTCTCGACCTGCTGCTGCACGCTCGACGAACCGAATTCGACATCGTCTTCGTCACGGTCAAGGCCGCCGGAGTACCAGCACGCCGCCACCTCGTGCGCCGGATCGGGCCGAGGGAATACCGGGTCAGGGTGGAGACGGCGTGGCTGGAGCCGGGACGGGTCGCGCATCTGGCGGCTCTGGACGAGGCCGGCACCCGCAGGAACGTCCACGTCAGTGCGATGCAACTCCGGGAGGTGATCACGCCTACCCTTGTCATGACGACGACGCCCGGGGCACGCTTGCAGGTCATGCGGCCGGCGGCCGGAGAGTGA